In the genome of Vicia villosa cultivar HV-30 ecotype Madison, WI linkage group LG7, Vvil1.0, whole genome shotgun sequence, one region contains:
- the LOC131620806 gene encoding exocyst complex component EXO70B1-like, producing MAENGEEKLLAMARHIAKTLGHNNNIMSDDILQIFSNFDGRFSKENLSEKLPVLDTDPRTCAALDHCLKALDRRISHYVSSDHPIWADSADAEAFLEAVDDLIASVAEWNHLTADKSIATCLARAEDMLQHAMFRLEEEFRSLMERGGESFDLTQPYQPYNNDSTENLPFDSEEEDEENNGGEEEDLIPVAMPVTDYDIVIDALPSVTINDLHEIAKRMVAGSFGKECSHVYSSCRREFLEESISRLGLQKLSIEDVQKMPWQDIEDEIERWIKASNVALKILFPSERRLCDRVFFGFSSAADFSFMEVCRGSTVQLLNFADAVAIGSRSPDRLFRILDVFETLRDLIPEFEVLFCDQYSVSLRNEALTIWKRLGEAIRGIFMELENLIRRDPAKAGVPGGGLHPITRYVMNYLRAACRSQQTLEQVFEDYGHPLKEFPKIDDRMHSSSSLSVQMDWIMELLESNLEAKSRIYKDPALCYVFLINNCKYIVQKAEDSELGALLGDDWIKKHTAKIRQYHMQYQRSSWNKVFGFLKLENSGSVPPNAIAKSMKEKLKSFNTAFDELCRVQSSWFIFDKQLKEEIRISIEKLLLPAYRKFIGRFQSLAEVGKNTDKYVKYETEEIEVKLNDLFQGSSGSTGSRKRS from the coding sequence ATGGCTGAAAATGGAGAAGAGAAATTACTCGCTATGGCACGGCACATAGCAAAAACGCTAGGCCATAACAACAACATTATGTCCGATGACATTCTTCAAATATTCTCGAACTTCGATGGAAGATTCTCGAAGGAGAATCTTTCCGAGAAGCTCCCAGTTCTAGATACAGATCCCAGAACCTGCGCCGCACTGGATCACTGCCTCAAAGCCCTCGACCGTCGGATCTCTCACTACGTCTCCTCCGATCATCCTATCTGGGCGGACTCCGCTGACGCCGAGGCTTTTCTCGAAGCCGTCGACGACCTAATCGCCTCCGTCGCAGAGTGGAACCATCTCACCGCTGATAAATCCATCGCGACGTGTCTTGCACGCGCCGAGGATATGCTCCAGCACGCTATGTTCCGGCTGGAAGAAGAATTCCGGTCACTCATGGAACGCGGTGGTGAGTCGTTtgacctaactcaaccctaccaACCCTACAACAATGATTCAACTGAGAATTTACCGTTTGATTCGGAGGAGGAAGATGAAGAAAACAACGGCGGAGAAGAAGAGGATCTGATTCCTGTTGCGATGCCGGTGACCGATTACGACATCGTGATCGATGCTTTGCCGTCGGTGACGATTAATGACCTTCACGAGATCGCAAAGCGAATGGTTGCTGGTAGTTTTGGAAAGGAGTGTTCGCATGTATACAGTAGCTGCCGGAGGGAGTTCTTGGAGGAGAGTATTTCGAGATTAGGGTTACAGAAACTTAGTATTGAGGATGTTCAGAAGATGCCATGGCAGGATATTGAAGATGAGATTGAAAGATGGATTAAAGCTTCCAATGTTGCTCTCAAGATACTTTTCCCCAGCGAGCGACGGCTCTGTGATCGTGTTTTCTTCGGATTCTCCTCCGCTGCAGATTTTTCCTTCATGGAGGTTTGCAGAGGATCCACTGTTCAGTTGTTGAATTTTGCTGATGCTGTTGCCATTGGAAGCCGTTCGCCCGATCGGTTATTCAGAATCCTCGATGTTTTTGAAACATTGCGTGACCTAATTCCGGAATTTGAGGTTTTATTTTGTGATCAGTATAGTGTGTCTTTAAGGAATGAAGCACTGACGATATGGAAGAGGTTAGGGGAAGCAATTAGGGGTATTTTCATGGAGTTGGAGAACCTGATTCGCCGAGATCCGGCTAAGGCGGGAGTTCCAGGTGGCGGACTTCACCCGATTACCCGTTACGTGATGAATTACCTTCGTGCTGCGTGTCGGTCACAACAGACATTAGAGCAAGTGTTTGAAGACTATGGACATCCATTAAAGGAGTTTCCTAAGATTGATGATAGAATGCATTCGTCTTCCTCTTTGTCAGTGCAAATGGATTGGATTATGGAGCTATTAGAAAGCAATTtggaagccaagtccagaatctATAAGGACCCTGCTCTGTGCTATGTTTTCTTGATAAATAACTGCAAGTACATTGTTCAAAAGGCTGAAGATAGTGAGTTAGGAGCACTTTTAGGAGATGATTGGATCAAAAAACACACTGCGAAAATTCGGCAGTACCATATGCAGTATCAGAGAAGCTCATGGAATAAGGTGTTTGGGTTTCTAAAATTGGAGAACAGTGGCTCAGTGCCACCTAATGCCATAGCAAAGTCTATGAAAGAGAAGCTGAAATCGTTCAACACGGCGTTTGATGAGTTATGCAGAGTTCAATCTTCATGGTTTATCTTTGATAAACAGCTTAAGGAAGAAATAAGAATTTCCATTGAGAAACTGTTGTTACCAGCTTATAGAAAATTCATTGGCAGGTTTCAGAGTCTTGCTGAAGTTGGTAAGAATACTGATAAATATGTTAAGTATGAAACGGAGGAAATTGAAGTGAAACTCAACGATTTGTTTCAAGGTAGCAGTGGATCAACTGGTAGCAGAAAACGAAGCTAA
- the LOC131619331 gene encoding putative FBD-associated F-box protein At3g50710: MENAAPNDWISNLPDELLLHILSLLPIKLAFSTTVLSKRWTPLSKLLTALHFHDESLHDKDAFVHFRSFLDSVMLSIKLIKTLHLKCESIHWQQHGRFNNLIQTAKRHPLENLYLYFTLFNMNNRITLPPTTFTFPKLVVLKVKNFGLQGDISVDLPSLKTLHLDVIYLKNHENFKKFIYGCPILEDLNITHVYYITQDESSKVNTGEFKSLQKLIRADICESDVPFTAIYNVQILKLWVNRKLPEQVIIPNNRSFQNLIHLELFAIASEYCEDLMGLLQNCPKLQSLTIAVLRDQDLFKNWKYPITVPNCISSHLRSCTLRFDAFEVDLRLATYILKYAPLLEVLKFTLFDALQLRGALEELISCPRISSKCNINISIGFGY; the protein is encoded by the exons ATGGAGAATGCAGCACCCAATGATTGGATCAGCAATTTACCGGATGAGTTACTTCTTCACATCCTCTCTTTACTTCCAATCAAACTTGCTTTCTCCACCACCGTTCTCTCCAAGAGATGGACTCCACTCAGCAAACTACTCACGGCTCTCCACTTCCACGACGAATCCCTTCATGACAAAGATGCCTTCGTTCACTTCCGTAGCTTCCTTGACTCAGTCATGCTCTCCATAAAACTTATCAAAACACTTCACCTCAAATGTGAGTCTATCCATTGGCAGCAACATGGCCGTTTCAACAATTTGATCCAAACTGCCAAACGCCATCCTCTGGAGAATCTCTAcctatattttactttatttaataTGAACAACAGAATCACCTTGCCACCAACTACTTTCACCTTTCCAAAGCTTGTGGTTCTCAAAGTGAAGAATTTCGGTTTGCAGGGTGATATCTCCGTGGATCTTCCATCGCTTAAGACCCTTCATTTAGATGTTATTTACTTGAAAAATCATGAGAATTTCAAAAAGTTTATTTATGGGTGTCCCATTTTGGAAGATTTGAATATCACTCACGTTTATTATATCACGCAAGATGAGAGTTCCAAGGTCAATACAGGAGAATTTAAATCCTTACAGAAGTTGATCAGAGCCGACATCTGTGAATCTGATGTTCCCTTCACAGCAATTTATAATGTACAGATTTTAAAACTTTGG GTGAATAGAAAGCTTCCTGAGCAAGTGATTATTCCCAATAACAGAAGCTTTCAAAACTTAATCCACCTTGAACTGTTTGCAATCGCCTCAGAATACTGTGAAGATCTGATGGGCCTGCTCCAGAATTGCCCCAAACTTCAAAGTCTCACTATTGCTGTG TTGCGAGACCAAGATTTATTCAAAAACTGGAAATACCCAATTACGGTTCCTAATTGTATTTCTTCTCACCTCCGATCATGTACTTTAAGGTTTGACGCCTTCGAAGTTGACCTTCGATTAGCAacgtatattttaaaatatgcacCACTTTTAGAAGTCCTGAAATTCACCTTGTTTGATGCATTACAACTCCGAGGTGCTTTAGAAGAATTAATCTCGTGTCCAAGAATTTCTTCGAAGTGTAATATTAATATTTCAATTGGTTTTGGTTATTAG
- the LOC131619332 gene encoding protein SEMI-ROLLED LEAF 2-like encodes MGIISRKIFPACGSMCVCCPALRSRSRQTVKRYIKLLADIFPKSPDELPNERKIIKLCEYAAKNPFRIPKIAKYLEERCYNELRSEDIKLVKIVAESFIKFLSICKVKITYFAVDVLNVISELLDYSKNETVQTLGCQSLTRFIYCQVNNTVQNIWLIAYVASS; translated from the exons ATGGGGATCATCTCAAGGAAGATCTTCCCAGCTTGTGGAAGTATGTGTGTTTGTTGTCCTGCTTTGAGGTCAAGATCAAGACAGACTGTCAAACGTTACATAAAATTGCTTGCTGATATCTTCCCTAAATCCCCG GATGAGCTTCCAAATGAAAGGAAAATTATCAAATTATGTGAATATGCTGCGAAAAACCCTTTTCGGATTCCCAAG ATAGCAAAATATCTTGAAGAACGATGCTACAATGAACTGAGATCCGAGGACATCAAGCTAGTCAAGATTGTAGCAGAATCTTTCATTAAGTTTCTTTCCATTTGTAAGGTGAAAAT AACATATTTTGCTGTTGATGTGCTTAATGTAATTTCGGAGCTCTTGGACTATTCCAAGAATGAGACTGTTCAGACACTTGGTTGCCAATCCTTAACAAGGTTCATCTACTGTCAGGTGAATAATACAGTCCAAAATATTTGGCTTATTGCTTATGTGGCTTCTTCATGA
- the LOC131619333 gene encoding calmodulin-binding transcription activator 6-like, whose protein sequence is MNSQQQRIETAVDGTVSDHCDFFNHLLIGKKNVAIEIDGVETRDDHDNHHQELPSLCKRHLVTSVQDEVHPRKSLAAYMELVDAAQRIRAAFRAQTEKEIKEFKFFNQDNESRKRVAAIKIQHAFHKYKARKMADAATRIQRTFRAKKIRKNQQTVKFVFSQKSQLCNSE, encoded by the exons ATGAATTCACAACAACAGAGAATTGAGACTGCTGTTGATGGTACTGTCTCTGATCAT tgcgatttcttcaATCATTTGCTTATTGGAAAAAAAAATGTTGCCATAGAAATAGATGGTGTGGAAACAAGAGATGATCATGACAATCACCACCAAGAATTACCCTCGTTGTGCAAAAG GCATTTAGTTACTTCAGTTCAAGACGAGGTGCATCCAAGGAAGAGTTTAGCTGCATATATGGAATTAGTTGATGCTGCGCAACGTATAAGAGCTGCATTTAGAgcacaaacagaaaaagaaataaaggaaTTTAAATTTTTCAATCAAGATAATGAATCACGTAAGAGAGTTGCTGCAATCAAGATTCAACATGCCTTTCATAAGTACAAAGCAAGGAAGATGGCTGATGCTGCTACTCGCATCCAGCGTACCTTCCGTGCAAAGAAGATTCGCAAAAATCAACAAACTGTTAAATTTGTGTTCAGTCAGAAATCTCAATTATGTAACTCTGAGTAA
- the LOC131617440 gene encoding F-box/FBD/LRR-repeat protein At5g56420-like, whose protein sequence is MNNETLNPTIFTSRTLVVLKLEKVEVEAATLYVDLPSLKTLHLKFVRFENQNDIKRVLNACPNLQDLHTCYPSFIRREENNEDGEFKSLFLSKLVRAEVGSIDVPFNSICNVEYLRMIRAQEPSLEMNVEEIFKGIPVFRNLIHVELWFYGFFHGWDGVVELLRHCPKLQILFIRKWNTGLSKDWDCPILDLECVSSHLRSCTILNFDGSENDLRFSRYILQNARILQDMTINVTTSSSNGMQKHQVIEELSSCLRMSRGCELSFEFK, encoded by the exons ATGAATAACGAGACGTTGAATCCAACCATCTTCACCTCTAGAACACTTGTTGTTCTGAAACTTGAGAAAGTAGAAGTTGAAGCTGCAACTTTATATGTTGATCTTCCATCTCTCAAAACCCTACATTTGAAATTTGTCCGTTTTGAAAATCAGAATGATATCAAAAGAGTTCTTAACGCTTGTCCTAATCTACAAGATCTGCATACTTGTTATCCTAGCTTTATAAGACGCGAGGAGAATAATGAAGATGGAGAGTTCAAATCATTGTTCTTGTCTAAATTGGTTAGAGCTGAAGTTGGTTCAATCGATGTTCCGTTTAATTCGATTTGTAATGTCGAGTATTTGCGCATGATCAGGGCACAGGAGCCATCTTTGGAGATGAATGTTGAAGAGATCTTCAAAGGCATTCCGGTGTTTCGAAACTTAATTCATGTTGAGTTATGGTTTTATGGATTCTTTCATGGTTGGGATGGTGTAGTAGAATTGCTCCGGCATTGTCCTAAGCTTCAAATTCTTTTCATTAGAAAG TGGAATACCGGCTTATCCAAGGATTGGGACTGCCCAATATTGGATCTTGAATGTGTTTCGTCTCACCTTAGATCATGtactattttaaattttgatgGCTCGGAGAATGATCTTCGATTTTCAAGGTATATTTTGCAGAATGCGAGGATTTTACAAGATATGACGATCAATGTTACTACTAGCTCCTCAAATGGAATGCAAAAGCATCAAGTTATTGAAGAATTATCTTCCTGTCTAAGGATGTCGCGGGGATGTGAACTTTCATTTGAATTTAAGTAG
- the LOC131619335 gene encoding putative FBD-associated F-box protein At3g50710, with protein MENAAPIDWISNLPDELLCYILSLLPTKLAFSTTVLSKRWTPLTKLLTALHFHDESVKDEAAFSRFCSFVDTVTASAELIKTFHLDCDSIHWHGRFNNWIQTAKRHPLENLYLYFPLFNFYNRITLPPTTFTFPKLVVLKFKCFCLDGDISVDLPSLRTLHLDSVYLKNHESFKKFIYGCPILEDLNFTHVYYFTQDKSSSSTMNTGEFKSLSKLIRADILDSDVPVTAVYNVQILKVWVTRKLPEQVIIPNNRRFQNLIHLELYVSASDYCEDLMDLLQNCPKLQRLTIAELLDQDLFKNWKYPNTVPNYCRQIFLTKQQRITISTPLMENAAPIDSISNLPDELLCNILSLLPTKLAFSTTVLSKRLTPLSKLLTALHFHDKSVKDEAAFLRFCSFVDTVTVCLCRTYQNVSPQL; from the exons ATGGAGAATGCAGCACCCATTGACTGGATCAGCAATTTACCGGATGAATTACTCTGTTACATTCTCTCCTTACTCCCAACCAAACTTGCTTTCTCCACCACCGTTCTCTCCAAGAGATGGACTCCACTCACCAAATTACTCACGGCTCTCCACTTCCACGACGAATCCGTTAAAGACGAAGCCGCCTTCTCCCGTTTCTGTAGCTTCGTCGACACAGTCACTGCCTCTGCTGAACTTATCAAAACATTTCACCTAGACTGTGATTCTATCCATTGGCATGGTCGTTTCAACAACTGGATCCAAACTGCCAAACGCCATCCTCTGGAGAATCTCTACCTatattttcctttatttaatttttacaacAGAATCACTTTGCCACCAACTACTTTCACCTTTCCAAAGCTTGTGGTTCTCAAATTCAAGTGTTTCTGTTTGGATGGTGATATCTCCGTCGATCTTCCATCGCTTAGGACCCTTCATTTGGATTCTGTTTACTTGAAAAATCATGAGAGTTTCAAAAAGTTTATTTATGGGTGTCCCATTTTGGAAGATTTGAATTTTACGCACGTTTATTATTTCACGCAAGATAAGAGTTCTAGTTCTACCATGAACACAGGAGAGTTTAAATCCTTATCCAAGTTGATCAGAGCCGATATCCTTGACTCTGATGTTCCCGTTACAGCAGTTTATAATGTCCAGATTTTAAAAGTCTGG GTGACTAGAAAGCTTCCTGAGCAAGTGATCATTCCCAATAACAGAAGGTTTCAAAACTTAATCCACCTTGAACTGTATGTAAGCGCCTCAGATTACTGTGAAGATCTGATGGACCTGCTCCAGAATTGCCCCAAACTTCAAAGGCTCACTATTGCTGAG CTGCTAGACCAAGATTTATTCAAAAACTGGAAATACCCAAATACGGTTCCTAATT ATTGCCGTCAAATCTTTCTCACTAAGCAGCAACGCATCACAATCTCAACCCCTCTAATGGAGAATGCAGCACCCATTGATAGTATCAGCAACTTACCAGATGAGTTACTCTGTAACATTCTCTCCTTACTCCCAACCAAACTTGCTTTCTCCACCACCGTTCTCTCCAAGAGATTGACCCCACTCAGCAAATTACTCACGGCTCTCCACTTCCACGACAAATCCGTTAAAGACGAAGCCGCCTTCCTCCGTTTCTGTAGCTTCGTCGACACAGTCACTGTCTGTCTCTGCAGAACTTATCAAAACGTTTCACCTCAATTGTGA